One window of Mauremys mutica isolate MM-2020 ecotype Southern chromosome 6, ASM2049712v1, whole genome shotgun sequence genomic DNA carries:
- the NUDT12 gene encoding NAD-capped RNA hydrolase NUDT12 isoform X2 has protein sequence MQRASRRKCGRFCFARPEADRGETMTNTERNPRHQMISQLHSFAATGDKIRLTALCSHSPSLINEVAENGWTALMYAARNGHFEIVQILLEKGCDRSIVNKSSQTALDIAKFWGYKHIANLLANVKGGQKPFFLPNDTIEYENYFSRTLLDRRSDKRTDSKWLNTKQNHPATVYILFSNLNPLVTLSGGEDGSQQPEVRLCRLCHKDVKEYMSQTEKVTLIFLGVELQLATLNGGILKEEEDGLVAWFALSIDSTFAEQFKQKHEDCYFLHPPMPALLQLPEKEAGVVAQARSVLAWHNRYQFCPTCGSATKIEEGGYKTTCLKEDCPSLQGVHNTSYPRVDPVVIMQVLHPDGNQCLLGRQKRFPPGMFTCLAGFVEPGETIEDAVRREVEEESGVKIGHVQYVSCQPWPMPSSLMIGCLAVAVSTEIRVDKNEIEDARWFTREQVVDVLIKGNQRSFFVPPSRAIAHQLIKHWIGMNANL, from the exons ATGCAGCGCGCGAGCCGCCGGAAGTGCGGGCGCTTCTGTTTTGCCCGACCGGAAGCGGACCGTG gTGAGACAATGACAAACACTGAAAGGAACCCCAGGCACCAAATGATTTCTCAACTGCACAGTTTTGCTGCTACTGGAGACAAGATCAGGTTGACAGCGCTATGCAGTCATTCTCCATCCCTTATCAATGAAGTTGCTGAGAATGGTTGGACAGCCTTGATGTATGCTGCCAGAAATGGACACTTTGAGATTGTACAAATTCTTCTTGAAAAAGG GTGTGACAGGTCCATTGTCAATAAATCGAGCCAGACTGCACTAGACATTGCTAAATTTTGGGGGTATAAGCATATAGCTAATTTACTAGCAAATGTTAAGGGTGGACAGAAGCCTTTTTTCCTGCCAAACGATACAATAGAGTATGAAAATTATTTTAGCAGGACACTTCTGGATAGAAGGAGTGATAAAAGAACAGATTCTAAATGgttaaacacaaaacaaaaccatccAGCCACAGTATACATCCTTTTCTCAAATTTAAACCCATTGGTCACTTTGAGTGGAGGGGAAGATGGTTCCCAGCAGCCTGAAGTCAGGCTTTGCAGGCTGTGCCACAAGGATGTAAAGGAATACATGAGCCAGACTGAAAAAGTCACCTTGATTTTTCTTGGAGTAGAACTTCAGTTGGCTACTCTGAATGGAGGAATTCTGAAGGAAGAAGAAGATGGACTAGTTGCTTGGTTTGCCCTCAGCATAGATTCTACCTTTGCTGAACAGTTTAAACAGAAGCATGAAGACTGTTATTTTCTTCATCCTCCAATGCCTGCTCTGCTGCAGTTGCCTGAAAAAGAAGCTG GAGTAGTAGCCCAGGCCAGATCTGTTCTAGCATGGCATAACCGATACCAATTCTGTCCAACATGTGGCAGTGCAACCAAGATTGAAGAAGGAGGCTACAAGACGACCTGCTTAAAAGAAGACTGTCCCAGTCTTCAAGGTGTTCACAATACATCGTACCCAAGAGTTG ATCCTGTAGTGATAATGCAAGTCCTTCATCCAGATGGGAACCAGTGCCTTTTAGGCAGGCAGAAGAGGTTTCCTCCTGGCATGTTTACCTGCCTTGCTGGATTTGTAGAGCCTG GGGAAACAATAGAAGATGCTGTTCGAAGAGAAGTAGAGGAGGAAAGTGGAGTCAAAATTGGCCATGTTCAGTATGTCTCTTGTCAACCATGGCCAATGCCCTCCTCCCTAATGATTGGTTGCTTAGCTGTTGCAGTGTCTACAGAAATTAGAGTCGACAAGAATGAAATAGAGGATGCCCGTTGGTTCACTAGAGAACAG GTCGTGGACGTTCTCATTAAAGGAAACCAGCGTTCGTTCTTTGTGCCACCGAGTCGAGCTATTGCACACCAGTTGATAAAACACTGGATTGGAATGAATGCTAATCTTTAA
- the NUDT12 gene encoding NAD-capped RNA hydrolase NUDT12 isoform X1: MTNTERNPRHQMISQLHSFAATGDKIRLTALCSHSPSLINEVAENGWTALMYAARNGHFEIVQILLEKGCDRSIVNKSSQTALDIAKFWGYKHIANLLANVKGGQKPFFLPNDTIEYENYFSRTLLDRRSDKRTDSKWLNTKQNHPATVYILFSNLNPLVTLSGGEDGSQQPEVRLCRLCHKDVKEYMSQTEKVTLIFLGVELQLATLNGGILKEEEDGLVAWFALSIDSTFAEQFKQKHEDCYFLHPPMPALLQLPEKEAGVVAQARSVLAWHNRYQFCPTCGSATKIEEGGYKTTCLKEDCPSLQGVHNTSYPRVDPVVIMQVLHPDGNQCLLGRQKRFPPGMFTCLAGFVEPGETIEDAVRREVEEESGVKIGHVQYVSCQPWPMPSSLMIGCLAVAVSTEIRVDKNEIEDARWFTREQVVDVLIKGNQRSFFVPPSRAIAHQLIKHWIGMNANL; the protein is encoded by the exons ATGACAAACACTGAAAGGAACCCCAGGCACCAAATGATTTCTCAACTGCACAGTTTTGCTGCTACTGGAGACAAGATCAGGTTGACAGCGCTATGCAGTCATTCTCCATCCCTTATCAATGAAGTTGCTGAGAATGGTTGGACAGCCTTGATGTATGCTGCCAGAAATGGACACTTTGAGATTGTACAAATTCTTCTTGAAAAAGG GTGTGACAGGTCCATTGTCAATAAATCGAGCCAGACTGCACTAGACATTGCTAAATTTTGGGGGTATAAGCATATAGCTAATTTACTAGCAAATGTTAAGGGTGGACAGAAGCCTTTTTTCCTGCCAAACGATACAATAGAGTATGAAAATTATTTTAGCAGGACACTTCTGGATAGAAGGAGTGATAAAAGAACAGATTCTAAATGgttaaacacaaaacaaaaccatccAGCCACAGTATACATCCTTTTCTCAAATTTAAACCCATTGGTCACTTTGAGTGGAGGGGAAGATGGTTCCCAGCAGCCTGAAGTCAGGCTTTGCAGGCTGTGCCACAAGGATGTAAAGGAATACATGAGCCAGACTGAAAAAGTCACCTTGATTTTTCTTGGAGTAGAACTTCAGTTGGCTACTCTGAATGGAGGAATTCTGAAGGAAGAAGAAGATGGACTAGTTGCTTGGTTTGCCCTCAGCATAGATTCTACCTTTGCTGAACAGTTTAAACAGAAGCATGAAGACTGTTATTTTCTTCATCCTCCAATGCCTGCTCTGCTGCAGTTGCCTGAAAAAGAAGCTG GAGTAGTAGCCCAGGCCAGATCTGTTCTAGCATGGCATAACCGATACCAATTCTGTCCAACATGTGGCAGTGCAACCAAGATTGAAGAAGGAGGCTACAAGACGACCTGCTTAAAAGAAGACTGTCCCAGTCTTCAAGGTGTTCACAATACATCGTACCCAAGAGTTG ATCCTGTAGTGATAATGCAAGTCCTTCATCCAGATGGGAACCAGTGCCTTTTAGGCAGGCAGAAGAGGTTTCCTCCTGGCATGTTTACCTGCCTTGCTGGATTTGTAGAGCCTG GGGAAACAATAGAAGATGCTGTTCGAAGAGAAGTAGAGGAGGAAAGTGGAGTCAAAATTGGCCATGTTCAGTATGTCTCTTGTCAACCATGGCCAATGCCCTCCTCCCTAATGATTGGTTGCTTAGCTGTTGCAGTGTCTACAGAAATTAGAGTCGACAAGAATGAAATAGAGGATGCCCGTTGGTTCACTAGAGAACAG GTCGTGGACGTTCTCATTAAAGGAAACCAGCGTTCGTTCTTTGTGCCACCGAGTCGAGCTATTGCACACCAGTTGATAAAACACTGGATTGGAATGAATGCTAATCTTTAA